The Rhododendron vialii isolate Sample 1 chromosome 8a, ASM3025357v1 genome has a window encoding:
- the LOC131335531 gene encoding subtilisin-like protease SBT1.5, whose amino-acid sequence MSISPATLSHLPLLSLFLLLLLLLLLPTSSLSKTFLVRVHHDSKPSIFPTHKHWYESTLTSLSPTTTTTTDQTPSRIIHTYDTIFHGFSAKLSPLQAKNLESLSGIVAVIPEQIRKLETTRSPEFLGLKTRDSAGLLKESDFGSDFVIGVIDTGIWPERQSFNDRDLLPVPSKWKGECVSGKDFPTTSCNRKLIGARYFSDGYEATNGKMNETTEYRSPRDSDGHGTHTASIAAGRYVFPASTLGYARGVAAGMAPKARLAAYKVCWNAGCYDSDILAAFDAAVRDGVDVVSLSVGGVVVPYYLDAIAIGAFGASDAGVFVSASAGNGGPGGLTVTNVAPWVTTVGAGTLDRDFPANVKLGNGKIIPGVSVYGGPGLAPGRLYPLIYAGNEGSDGYSSSLCLEGSLDPNFVKNKIVLCDRGINSRAAKGEVVQKAGGIGMILANGVFDGEGLVADCHVIPATAVGASSGDEIRKYITSASKSKSPPTATIEFQGTRLHVRPAPVVASFSARGPNPETPEILKPDIIAPGLNILAAWPDRVGPSGLPSDKRQTEFNILSGTSMACPHVSGLAALLKAAHPEWSPAAIRSALMTTAYTVDNRGGTIGDESTGNSSTVMDFGAGHVHPQKAMDPGLVYDMNSYDYVDFLCNSNYTTKNIQAITRKNADCRGAKKAGHIGNLNYPSLTAVFQQYGRRKMSTHFIRTATNVGDANAVYQVAVKPPSGTLVTVEPEKLVFRRVGQRLSFLVRVEAVKVKLSPGSSSTKSGSIIWSDGKHVVTSPLVITMQTPL is encoded by the exons ATGTCGATCTCTCCAGCCACCCTCTCccacctccctctcctctccctcttcctcctcctcctcctcctcctcctcctccccacctcctctctctccaaaaccttCTTAGTCCGCGTCCACCACGACTCCAAGCCCTCCATCTTCCCAACCCACAAGCACTGGTACGAATCTACACTCACCTCCctctcccccaccaccaccaccaccactgacCAAACCCCCAGTCGCATTATCCACACTTACGACACCATTTTCCACGGATTCTCCGCAAAGCTCTCGCCTTTACAAGCCAAAAACCTCGAATCCCTCTCCGGCATAGTCGCCGTCATTCCCGAACAAATTCGAAAACTTGAAACCACTAGATCCCCTGAATTTCTCGGGTTAAAAACCAGGGACAGTGCCGGGTTGTTGAAGGAGTCGGATTTCGGGTCGGATTTTGTGATCGGGGTTATAGACACTGGGATCTGGCCGGAGAGGCAAAGCTTTAATGACAGGGATCTTTTGCCGGTGCCGAGTAAGTggaaaggtgagtgtgtttccGGTAAGGATTTTCCGACGACGTCGTGTAATCGGAAGCTGATTGGAGCGAGGTATTTTAGTGACGGGTATGAGGCGACGAATGGGAAGATGAACGAAACCACGGAGTATCGGTCGCCGAGGGATTCTGACGGGCATGGCACCCACACGGCATCCATCGCCGCCGGGAG GTACGTGTTCCCGGCGTCTACGCTAGGTTACGCGCGCGGAGTGGCGGCGGGGATGGCTCCGAAAGCCCGTCTCGCCGCCTACAAGGTCTGCTGGAACGCCGGGTGCTACGACTCCGACATCCTCGCTGCCTTCGACGCCGCTGTCAGAGACGGTGTCGATGTCGTTTCCCTGTCTGTCGGTGGCGTCGTGGTCCCTTACTACCTCGACGCCATCGCGATAGGCGCGTTCGGAGCCTCCGATGCTGGCGTCTTCGTCTCCGCCTCAGCCGGCAATGGTGGCCCTGGCGGCCTCACCGTTACAAACGTGGCCCCCTGGGTCACCACGGTAGGCGCTGGTACGCTGGATAGGGATTTCCCCGCCAATGTTAAACTCGGTAACGGGAAAATTATCCCAGGCGTGAGTGTCTACGGTGGGCCAGGGTTAGCTCCTGGACGTCTCTACCCGCTAATTTACGCCGGGAATGAAGGTTCCGACGGCTACTCCTCATCGCTATGCTTAGAAGGTTCTTTAGACCCCAATTTCGTGAAAAACAAAATCGTGTTATGCGATCGTGGAATCAACTCGAGAGCGGCTAAAGGCGAAGTAGTTCAAAAAGCGGGTGGAATCGGAATGATTTTAGCTAACGGAGTTTTTGACGGCGAGGGGTTGGTCGCTGACTGCCACGTCATCCCAGCGACCGCCGTCGGTGCGTCATCCGGTGACGAGATAAGGAAATACATAACCTCTGCTTCGAAATCAAAGTCACCACCTACTGCCACTATAGAATTTCAAGGGACCCGACTCCATGTCCGACCCGCCCCTGTTGTTGCCTCGTTTTCGGCCCGTGGTCCTAACCCGGAGACACCCGAGATACTGAAACCCGACATTATTGCTCCTGGATTGAACATACTCGCCGCTTGGCCGGATCGAGTTGGGCCATCCGGTCTCCCATCGGATAAACGGCAAACAGAATTTAACATACTTTCTGGTACTTCTATGGCATGTCCTCATGTTTCGGGTCTGGCTGCATTGTTGAAGGCAGCTCATCCTGAGTGGAGTCCAGCTGCAATTAGGTCGGCGTTAATGACGACTGCATACACGGTGGACAATCGGGGAGGAACGATAGGAGATGAATCGACCGGGAATTCTTCCACGGTCATGGATTTCGGAGCGGGCCATGTCCACCCGCAGAAGGCTATGGATCCGGGTCTAGTCTACGACATGAATTCCTACGATTACGTGGATTTTCTATGTAATTCGAATTACACGACAAAAAACATACAAGCGATCACAAGGAAGAATGCGGATTGCAGAGGGGCGAAAAAGGCAGGGCATATCGGGAACTTGAATTACCCGTCGCTGACTGCTGTGTTTCAGCAATATGGGAGGAGGAAGATGTCCACGCATTTCATAAGGACAGCGACGAACGTTGGCGACGCGAATGCAGTGTATCAAGTGGCGGTGAAGCCGCCGAGCGGGACCCTGGTGACGGTAGAGCCGGAGAAGTTGGTGTTCAGGAGGGTGGGGCAGCGGCTGAGTTTTCTGGTGAGGGTGGAGGCTGTGAAGGTCAAGTTGTCCCCCGGGAGTTCTAGCACCAAAAGTGGCTCCATAATCTGGTCTGATGGTAAACATGTTGTCACTAGTCCTTTAGTCATCACAATGCAAACACCTCTGTAA